Proteins from a genomic interval of Dasania marina DSM 21967:
- a CDS encoding sensor histidine kinase, which yields MTEDHTITTLNKSNIIIGTALGWAGIHIITMIVRSLKIGTTQIFTISPITVLVCLLLCYALKNGLSEKWAATLLLINISIPLLIFSYHSGGFKGPVIYLMSILPLMAFLLIDKKTGWLFCGLTISCFAFFAYLNFTGYPLPDPKIQGNALHVARAFSISFLVFLISWIGWLYQNTYQQFIQSIANKNSELIKKDEYKSHFISHMSHEFRTPLTAILGFSKQLLKIKKDQTNDREIEALKAIHRGGKNLLNMVNNTLDMAQIESGNLSCIKSSQNIAKLVNNAITDINILAENKQLSISIGNHLQSDTWVNADAMKIKQAFNNILANAIKYTQQGGIDITLSLYSLGDNDYVAIAIADTGVGIEADEIDDLFSRFVRLKKHAGSSIDGSGLGLSIANELVQLHDGHIEITSTVNKGSCFSIYLPVITNSTEQAC from the coding sequence ATGACAGAAGACCACACCATCACCACGCTTAATAAAAGCAACATCATTATAGGCACCGCCCTAGGATGGGCGGGCATACATATAATCACAATGATTGTTCGCTCTTTAAAAATAGGCACTACTCAGATTTTCACCATTAGCCCTATTACTGTTTTGGTATGCCTACTGCTATGCTATGCACTTAAAAATGGGCTGTCTGAAAAATGGGCAGCCACGCTACTGCTAATCAATATTTCCATACCGCTACTGATATTTTCTTACCACTCTGGCGGATTTAAAGGCCCCGTTATTTATTTAATGAGCATACTGCCCTTAATGGCTTTTTTGTTAATTGACAAAAAAACAGGCTGGTTATTTTGCGGCCTAACGATAAGCTGTTTTGCTTTTTTTGCTTATTTAAACTTTACAGGCTACCCCTTGCCTGACCCCAAAATACAGGGGAACGCCCTCCATGTAGCCAGAGCATTTTCTATATCTTTTCTGGTGTTTTTAATCAGCTGGATAGGCTGGTTATATCAAAATACTTACCAGCAGTTTATTCAATCTATAGCAAACAAAAATAGCGAACTTATCAAAAAAGACGAATACAAATCGCACTTTATTTCACATATGTCGCATGAATTTAGAACACCCCTCACTGCTATTTTAGGATTTTCTAAGCAGTTACTAAAAATAAAAAAAGACCAAACCAATGACCGAGAAATAGAAGCACTGAAGGCCATACACCGAGGCGGTAAAAACTTGCTTAACATGGTTAATAACACCCTGGACATGGCACAAATAGAATCTGGTAATTTAAGCTGCATCAAGTCATCACAGAATATCGCCAAACTCGTCAATAATGCTATTACCGACATTAATATACTCGCGGAAAACAAGCAGCTATCTATTAGCATAGGTAACCACTTACAATCTGACACATGGGTCAATGCCGATGCCATGAAAATAAAACAAGCCTTCAATAACATACTTGCTAACGCCATTAAATACACCCAGCAAGGAGGCATAGATATCACCCTTAGTCTTTACAGCCTAGGTGATAATGATTATGTTGCTATAGCTATAGCCGACACAGGGGTGGGCATAGAGGCTGATGAAATTGATGATTTATTTAGCCGTTTTGTGCGCTTAAAAAAACATGCTGGCAGCAGCATTGACGGCTCTGGCCTAGGGCTAAGTATTGCCAATGAATTAGTTCAGCTACATGACGGCCATATAGAAATAACCAGCACAGTCAATAAAGGCAGCTGCTTTAGCATCTATTTACCCGTAATAACCAACAGCACGGAGCAAGCATGTTAA
- a CDS encoding response regulator, with protein sequence MLNILLVEDNKENQLLISWIIEDAGYSLDIADDAETGLAYMANKHYDLVLMDISLPGMNGKDAVKIIRKTPAYNAIPVIAITAHTLQNELDEINQCGFSAVQHKPVDEELLLSTIQEFTQAK encoded by the coding sequence ATGTTAAACATATTGTTGGTAGAGGATAATAAGGAAAACCAACTACTCATCTCATGGATAATTGAAGATGCCGGCTACTCGCTGGATATAGCCGATGACGCCGAAACAGGTTTAGCCTATATGGCGAACAAACATTATGATCTGGTATTAATGGATATTTCTTTACCAGGCATGAACGGTAAAGACGCGGTAAAAATAATTCGCAAAACACCTGCGTATAACGCCATACCGGTAATTGCCATCACCGCTCATACCTTGCAAAATGAACTCGATGAAATTAACCAATGCGGATTTTCAGCCGTTCAACATAAACCTGTAGATGAAGAGTTACTATTAAGTACCATTCAAGAGTTCACTCAAGCAAAATAA
- a CDS encoding DUF808 domain-containing protein, giving the protein MAAASLLTLLDDIATLLDDIALMTKVATQKTAGVLGDDLAVNAEQLSGMRASRELPVVWAVAKGSLKNKCILVPAALLVSAVAAWLITPILMLGGAYLCYEGFEKICHGLQRKKHKLAQAQAANARLNKAEMLNYEQDKIKGAIRTDLVLSAEIIVIALGTVQDAGLAMQAVIISTVAIAITLGVYGLVAIIVKLDDAGFYLLQQQPRLKYLGHFLVKLSPLLMRILTIVGTAAMFLVGGSIIMHGLPALEHGLQAINSGLSDFLWPVLATALVNLLVGLVVGAITVTLFVAAQKIRGPGENKGAA; this is encoded by the coding sequence ATGGCAGCTGCCAGCCTACTCACCCTATTAGACGACATAGCCACACTGTTAGACGATATCGCCTTAATGACAAAAGTGGCTACCCAAAAAACGGCGGGGGTATTAGGGGATGACCTAGCAGTAAATGCCGAGCAGCTTAGCGGTATGCGTGCCAGCCGTGAACTGCCTGTGGTGTGGGCGGTAGCGAAAGGCTCCTTAAAAAACAAATGCATACTAGTGCCTGCCGCCCTATTGGTTAGTGCCGTGGCCGCTTGGTTGATTACCCCCATATTAATGTTGGGCGGCGCTTATCTATGCTACGAAGGCTTTGAGAAAATTTGCCACGGCCTACAGCGTAAAAAGCATAAGCTCGCACAAGCACAGGCAGCGAACGCACGCCTGAATAAAGCAGAAATGCTCAATTATGAACAAGATAAAATAAAAGGGGCGATACGCACCGACCTCGTACTCTCTGCCGAAATAATTGTGATTGCCTTAGGCACAGTACAAGATGCCGGTTTAGCGATGCAAGCTGTGATTATTAGTACCGTAGCCATAGCCATAACCCTAGGCGTATACGGCTTAGTTGCGATAATCGTCAAATTAGATGATGCCGGCTTTTATTTACTACAGCAGCAACCACGCTTGAAATACTTAGGGCATTTTTTAGTTAAGTTATCGCCGCTATTAATGCGCATCTTAACCATAGTCGGTACTGCCGCTATGTTTTTAGTGGGTGGCAGTATTATTATGCACGGCCTACCGGCGCTAGAGCATGGCCTACAGGCTATTAACAGCGGGCTAAGTGATTTTTTATGGCCAGTACTGGCCACAGCTTTGGTAAACTTATTAGTAGGCCTGGTGGTGGGCGCAATAACCGTCACGCTGTTCGTGGCAGCTCAAAAAATCAGAGGCCCTGGCGAGAACAAGGGTGCAGCTTAA
- a CDS encoding winged helix-turn-helix domain-containing protein has translation MTYSKTKTSFYRRLYIAHLIESGVATIPAITAHSGMPRRTAQDTVAALAEIDIHCEFVGANKSGHYQITDWGPINQRWLRNHLEMIKAALGY, from the coding sequence ATGACATACAGTAAAACTAAAACCAGTTTTTATCGCCGTTTGTATATCGCGCATCTTATAGAAAGTGGTGTTGCCACTATACCTGCCATTACCGCCCACAGCGGTATGCCTAGGCGCACGGCACAAGATACTGTGGCGGCTTTGGCCGAGATAGACATACATTGTGAATTTGTTGGTGCTAATAAAAGTGGCCATTACCAGATTACTGACTGGGGGCCGATTAACCAACGCTGGCTACGCAACCACCTAGAAATGATTAAAGCGGCTTTAGGGTACTAA
- a CDS encoding TIGR02647 family protein, whose product MLYSPEIIAELNILAQFNLHSNQEGIKVHSSAGPDAIAATQRLFTKGLITQDDGGYLTSLGLTACEHTQNLLQILKPS is encoded by the coding sequence ATGCTTTATTCACCAGAGATTATTGCCGAGCTTAATATTTTAGCCCAGTTTAATCTGCACTCTAATCAAGAGGGTATTAAAGTGCATTCATCAGCAGGGCCTGACGCTATAGCCGCTACCCAGCGACTATTTACTAAAGGCTTAATCACCCAAGACGATGGCGGTTATTTAACCAGCCTAGGGCTTACTGCCTGCGAACACACACAAAATTTATTACAAATTTTAAAACCAAGCTAA
- a CDS encoding amino acid carrier protein yields MQDFVDGLNAVIWSPALIYLCLGAGLFFSITTRFVQVRQLAEMARLLVTGHSSAKGISSFQALTVSLSGRVGTGNIAGVAAAIGFGGPGAVFWMWMVAFLGAATSYIECTLGQIYKEEFEGQYRGGPAYYIEKATGQTWYAWLFAIVTIIACGILMPGVQSNSIGNAVDIAFGAGQTFNSVLGELSVAKSLTGVLIVFMLGFIIFGGVKRIAHFTQFVVPFMALSYIILACTIIALNIEQLPAIFSMIMSDAFTPMAGVGAAIGWGVKRGVYSNEAGQGMGPHAGAAAEVRHPAQQGLVQAFAVYIDTLFVCSATAFMILITGAYNVHGPGDTFLVSNIAADIAANSPAYTQAAVESVLPGVGNPFVAMALFFFSFTTILAYYYIAETNVSYLQRHVKLKGLKLLLKLVVIASTLYGTVKTANLAWALGDVGVGLMAWLNITGIIIIFFIAKPAMKALKDYECQQKAKVKKYSFNPKALGIKNADFWQQRFNKESAEK; encoded by the coding sequence ATGCAAGACTTTGTTGATGGGCTGAATGCCGTTATCTGGAGCCCCGCACTGATTTATCTCTGCCTGGGTGCAGGTTTATTTTTCTCGATTACGACACGCTTTGTGCAGGTCAGGCAGCTTGCCGAAATGGCGCGCTTATTGGTTACCGGCCATAGCTCCGCCAAGGGTATCTCGTCTTTTCAGGCTCTAACGGTTTCCTTATCAGGGCGAGTAGGCACAGGCAATATCGCTGGCGTGGCCGCCGCCATAGGCTTTGGTGGCCCCGGTGCTGTATTTTGGATGTGGATGGTAGCCTTCTTAGGAGCGGCCACCTCTTATATAGAATGCACCCTAGGGCAAATTTACAAGGAAGAGTTTGAAGGCCAGTACCGAGGCGGCCCCGCTTACTATATAGAAAAGGCCACGGGCCAAACTTGGTATGCTTGGTTGTTTGCCATAGTGACTATTATTGCCTGCGGTATTTTAATGCCCGGCGTGCAATCCAATAGCATAGGCAATGCCGTGGATATAGCCTTTGGTGCCGGACAAACCTTTAATAGCGTGCTGGGCGAGTTGAGTGTGGCGAAAAGCTTAACCGGTGTGTTAATCGTATTTATGCTGGGTTTTATTATTTTTGGTGGCGTTAAGCGTATCGCCCACTTCACCCAGTTTGTGGTGCCCTTTATGGCGCTCAGTTACATCATATTAGCCTGCACGATTATTGCCTTAAATATTGAGCAGCTACCTGCTATTTTCAGCATGATAATGAGCGATGCCTTTACCCCTATGGCGGGTGTAGGTGCGGCTATAGGCTGGGGGGTTAAACGTGGCGTGTATTCTAACGAAGCCGGACAAGGTATGGGGCCACATGCTGGGGCTGCCGCCGAAGTGCGGCACCCGGCACAGCAGGGCTTGGTGCAGGCCTTTGCTGTGTATATAGATACCTTGTTTGTTTGCTCGGCCACCGCTTTTATGATTTTAATTACCGGCGCCTACAATGTGCACGGCCCGGGTGACACTTTCCTAGTCAGCAATATAGCCGCCGACATCGCGGCAAATAGCCCAGCCTACACTCAGGCTGCAGTAGAGAGTGTGCTCCCTGGGGTAGGTAATCCCTTTGTTGCCATGGCTTTGTTTTTCTTCTCCTTCACCACGATTTTGGCTTATTACTATATAGCCGAAACCAATGTCAGCTATTTACAGCGTCACGTAAAACTCAAGGGTTTAAAGCTGTTGCTAAAACTGGTGGTGATAGCCTCGACTCTTTACGGAACGGTCAAAACTGCTAATCTGGCTTGGGCTTTAGGTGATGTGGGTGTGGGCTTAATGGCTTGGTTGAATATAACGGGGATTATAATTATTTTCTTTATCGCCAAACCTGCCATGAAAGCTTTAAAAGATTACGAGTGCCAGCAAAAAGCAAAAGTCAAAAAATACAGCTTTAATCCTAAAGCCCTAGGCATAAAAAACGCCGATTTTTGGCAGCAGCGTTTTAATAAAGAATCGGCAGAAAAATAA
- a CDS encoding RNA polymerase sigma factor yields MAVANQKQCMPQEANPTPSNNDQPAIALAVVYQLNSAHRRIDFCDLYRAQRDKLIGFLMAKGQNREDAEDISQAAFMRVKPLLDRGELNTPSAYLYQTASNLLVDQLRKKRLHRNFINGEYDKLAAVDSSELTDYCAPERILAAEKQLQALQQALSSLPINCSQALLWQRIKGYSYSEIAEAKKVSVSSIEKYIVQALKHCRMAVE; encoded by the coding sequence ATGGCAGTAGCGAATCAGAAGCAGTGCATGCCGCAGGAAGCGAATCCCACCCCAAGTAATAACGACCAACCCGCCATCGCCCTAGCGGTGGTTTATCAGCTTAATTCAGCCCATAGGCGTATAGATTTTTGTGATTTATACCGTGCGCAGCGCGATAAGCTTATAGGCTTTTTAATGGCTAAAGGTCAAAACAGAGAAGATGCTGAAGATATCAGCCAGGCAGCGTTTATGCGGGTTAAGCCGCTATTAGACAGGGGTGAGCTTAATACCCCCAGCGCTTATTTGTATCAAACGGCAAGCAATTTGTTGGTAGATCAGCTTAGAAAGAAAAGGCTACACCGCAATTTTATTAATGGTGAATACGATAAGCTGGCGGCCGTTGATAGCTCGGAACTTACTGACTATTGCGCACCAGAGCGCATACTAGCAGCAGAAAAGCAGCTGCAAGCGTTGCAGCAGGCATTGAGTAGCTTACCCATTAATTGCAGTCAAGCGTTGTTGTGGCAGCGTATTAAAGGCTATAGCTACAGTGAAATTGCTGAGGCTAAAAAGGTATCGGTATCCAGTATTGAAAAATACATTGTACAGGCCCTAAAGCACTGTCGTATGGCGGTAGAGTAA